One window from the genome of Herbiconiux sp. L3-i23 encodes:
- a CDS encoding FHA domain-containing protein, with protein MSAPVPAYPVVYVDVAPDGSAHVNVAGRHEHFDAATSDVTRRAVTAYATAVAAELHRPLRMQITDPDGKWLVAVHPNGTVTDLAEPAEKGRRPRRQAVTVPATAAAPDRGVIGPPPITTPAPAVYQPPARPAEPIAPPPTPVDPDLEHTRLVQRSTPRRPAAPTATLRFSTGDVARVSGAALIGRRPAADVGEDVDLLVSVDDGSRMLSRTHLRIEWHDGALWATDRASSNGTTIERPGTATMELTPWQPLQLHDQDIAVIGDVRLTVSLVNDDQGVSPR; from the coding sequence ATGAGCGCACCGGTCCCCGCCTACCCCGTCGTGTACGTCGACGTCGCGCCGGACGGCAGCGCGCACGTCAACGTCGCCGGCCGACACGAGCACTTCGACGCCGCAACCAGCGACGTCACCCGCCGCGCCGTCACCGCGTACGCCACGGCGGTCGCCGCGGAGCTGCACCGGCCGCTGCGCATGCAGATCACTGACCCGGACGGAAAGTGGCTCGTCGCGGTGCACCCCAACGGGACCGTCACGGACCTTGCCGAGCCGGCCGAGAAGGGCCGCCGGCCGCGCAGGCAGGCCGTCACAGTCCCCGCGACCGCGGCCGCACCCGATCGAGGGGTGATCGGCCCTCCGCCGATCACCACGCCCGCTCCAGCCGTCTACCAGCCGCCAGCGCGACCGGCCGAGCCGATCGCGCCACCGCCGACACCTGTCGACCCCGACCTCGAGCACACACGCCTCGTTCAGCGGTCGACACCACGGCGGCCGGCAGCACCGACCGCGACCCTCCGGTTCAGCACGGGCGACGTCGCCCGCGTCAGCGGCGCCGCCCTCATCGGCCGACGACCCGCTGCCGACGTCGGCGAGGACGTCGACCTGCTCGTGAGCGTCGACGACGGGTCCCGGATGCTCTCCCGCACCCACCTACGCATCGAATGGCACGACGGCGCCCTCTGGGCCACCGACCGCGCCTCCTCCAACGGAACCACCATCGAACGACCCGGCACCGCGACGATGGAGCTCACGCCGTGGCAGCCGCTTCAGCTGCACGACCAGGACATCGCCGTGATCGGTGACGTCCGCCTCACCGTCTCCCTCGTCAACGATGACCAGGGGGTGTCCCCCAGATGA
- a CDS encoding NADP-dependent oxidoreductase, which produces MKVFALSESGQPAQIQDIETPTPAAGEVRVRVRAASLNGFDLGVASGAALDFMPHTFPVVVGKDFAGEVDALGEGVDGFQVGDRVFGVVMKDGLGDGSFGEYVTVPVAVGIAKLPADIEFTEAAALGLAGTAATDAFDAADIRESAVVLVAGATGGVGQQALQLAVRAGAHVIATAHSDKEIALVKELGAAETVDYRGDVIEQVTASHPEGIDVVLHFAGAPDLVVPVVKQGGTFVSTMLRSAEDVPVDGIRVVSVYANPSEDTLGRIAARHAEKHTTVTVQQVFDLDAVPEAIGVFGAGTLGKLVIAIN; this is translated from the coding sequence ATGAAGGTTTTCGCGCTCAGCGAGTCAGGTCAGCCCGCACAGATCCAGGACATCGAGACGCCCACACCTGCCGCAGGTGAAGTGCGTGTCCGCGTGCGTGCCGCGTCTCTCAACGGGTTCGATCTCGGTGTCGCCAGCGGCGCCGCTCTCGATTTCATGCCGCACACCTTCCCGGTCGTCGTTGGCAAGGACTTCGCCGGTGAGGTCGATGCTCTCGGTGAGGGCGTCGATGGCTTTCAGGTCGGCGACCGCGTCTTCGGCGTCGTGATGAAGGACGGCCTCGGGGACGGGTCGTTCGGCGAGTACGTCACGGTCCCGGTCGCTGTGGGCATCGCCAAGCTCCCGGCCGACATCGAGTTCACCGAAGCCGCAGCCCTCGGTCTCGCCGGCACGGCAGCGACTGACGCTTTCGACGCGGCCGATATCCGCGAGAGTGCGGTTGTGCTCGTCGCGGGGGCTACGGGTGGTGTCGGGCAGCAGGCTCTGCAGCTCGCCGTCCGCGCTGGCGCGCACGTGATCGCCACCGCGCACTCGGACAAGGAGATCGCTCTGGTGAAGGAACTCGGCGCTGCCGAGACCGTCGACTACCGCGGTGACGTCATCGAGCAGGTCACGGCATCGCACCCGGAGGGTATTGACGTTGTGCTGCACTTCGCCGGAGCTCCTGATTTGGTCGTACCGGTCGTGAAGCAGGGTGGCACGTTCGTGTCCACGATGCTCCGCAGCGCAGAAGACGTGCCGGTCGACGGCATCAGGGTCGTCTCGGTCTACGCCAACCCGTCCGAAGACACCCTGGGCCGGATCGCTGCACGTCACGCGGAGAAGCACACCACGGTGACCGTGCAGCAGGTCTTCGACCTCGACGCTGTGCCGGAGGCAATCGGTGTGTTCGGTGCCGGCACCCTCGGCAAGCTCGTCATCGCCATCAACTGA
- a CDS encoding recombinase family protein — MTVVGYARVSKREQNPNAQKAELHAAGAERVFVDHGDSSRVKDRPQWLACMDYLRAGDVLLVRRLDRLGGTERILIETLHELEDKDVDIKSLTEPVIDTTTPMGRALFGIVAVFAQLRVDTIRENTRLGLEYARAQGRVGGRPTVMSAERVEVARQMRAQNPPATWETIAKTLHVSSASVRRAMAQPEMTAGERQHGAATLQASAPYDQQ, encoded by the coding sequence ATGACCGTCGTCGGATACGCCCGAGTGTCCAAGCGTGAGCAGAACCCGAACGCCCAGAAGGCCGAGCTGCACGCGGCAGGAGCGGAGCGTGTGTTCGTCGACCACGGCGACTCCAGCCGGGTCAAGGACCGGCCGCAATGGCTCGCGTGCATGGACTACCTCCGCGCCGGCGACGTGCTGTTGGTGCGTCGCCTCGATCGGCTTGGCGGGACCGAGCGCATCCTGATCGAGACGTTGCACGAGCTGGAGGACAAGGACGTCGATATCAAGAGCCTCACTGAACCGGTGATCGACACCACGACCCCGATGGGCCGAGCCCTGTTCGGCATCGTCGCAGTATTCGCACAGCTGCGCGTGGACACGATTCGGGAGAACACTCGGCTGGGTTTGGAGTACGCACGCGCCCAGGGTCGCGTCGGTGGGAGGCCAACGGTGATGAGCGCTGAGCGGGTCGAGGTCGCTCGGCAGATGCGCGCTCAGAACCCCCCGGCGACGTGGGAAACGATCGCTAAGACCCTCCACGTCAGCTCCGCGTCCGTGCGCCGCGCTATGGCTCAGCCAGAAATGACAGCTGGTGAGCGCCAGCATGGCGCGGCTACGCTCCAGGCATCTGCTCCCTACGACCAGCAATAG
- the nrdH gene encoding glutaredoxin-like protein NrdH, which translates to MNDEPLTVYSKAGCVQCTATLRALDAAGIAYRVIDLTGDPVALENVKESGFLQAPVVEGAGNPWSGFRPDRIDELVKSRVA; encoded by the coding sequence ATGAACGATGAACCGCTGACCGTGTACTCCAAGGCCGGCTGCGTGCAGTGCACGGCGACACTGCGGGCGCTCGATGCCGCCGGCATCGCGTACCGGGTGATCGACCTGACCGGTGACCCGGTGGCGCTGGAGAACGTCAAAGAGTCGGGCTTCCTGCAGGCGCCGGTGGTCGAGGGTGCCGGCAACCCGTGGTCGGGTTTCCGACCCGATCGGATCGACGAGCTGGTCAAGTCGAGGGTGGCGTGA
- a CDS encoding LLM class flavin-dependent oxidoreductase, giving the protein MELGVFSLSDIYPGSPDTAASRIDDIISFGVLAEQHGLDVFGIGEHHTRAFAVSSPAVMHAAIARATSKITLTTTSTILTVLDPVRLYQDFATLNLISHGRAEIGAGRSAFAEPFSLFGENMAEYDQLFAEKLDLLLRLRDEEQVTWSGRYRPALDAAEANPRHEGDLPVWVAVGGTPSSAVRAGRLGLPMVALDP; this is encoded by the coding sequence ATGGAACTCGGCGTCTTCTCGCTCTCCGACATCTACCCCGGCAGCCCCGACACGGCAGCCAGCCGCATCGACGACATCATCAGCTTCGGCGTCCTCGCCGAGCAGCACGGCCTCGACGTGTTCGGCATCGGTGAGCACCACACCCGAGCCTTCGCCGTCTCCTCGCCCGCGGTCATGCACGCCGCGATCGCACGAGCGACGAGCAAGATCACGCTGACCACGACGTCAACGATCCTCACCGTCCTCGACCCTGTGCGCCTCTACCAGGACTTCGCCACGCTGAACCTGATCAGCCACGGTCGCGCTGAGATCGGTGCGGGCCGCAGCGCATTCGCCGAGCCCTTCTCCCTGTTCGGGGAGAACATGGCCGAGTACGACCAGCTTTTCGCTGAAAAGCTCGACCTCCTGCTGCGCCTCCGTGACGAGGAGCAGGTCACCTGGAGCGGTCGCTACCGTCCTGCACTGGATGCTGCTGAGGCCAACCCGCGGCATGAGGGCGACCTGCCGGTGTGGGTCGCTGTCGGCGGCACACCCTCGTCGGCAGTACGTGCCGGACGCCTCGGGCTGCCGATGGTGGCGCTTGACCCCTGA
- a CDS encoding M23 family metallopeptidase — protein MVYPLGPGFNMTDDYGPRVIDIPGASTWHPAVDLQHWPNNCKDQIYSISDGTVTYIGGIQLTIKSPDGWSASYLHMKLSDISVAVGDTVTAGEPIALTGNEGPSGGCHLDLRINKEGTIDPAIASLKAGEDLGGPSTSYGFVNPEEFYQVFGMVLCQPESCRRP, from the coding sequence ATGGTCTACCCGCTCGGGCCCGGCTTCAACATGACCGACGACTACGGGCCCCGCGTCATCGACATCCCAGGCGCCTCGACCTGGCACCCCGCGGTCGACCTCCAGCACTGGCCCAACAACTGCAAAGACCAGATCTACTCCATCAGCGACGGCACCGTGACCTACATCGGAGGCATCCAGCTCACGATCAAATCGCCAGACGGCTGGAGCGCGTCCTACTTGCACATGAAGCTCTCCGATATCTCCGTCGCCGTAGGCGACACTGTGACCGCCGGCGAACCGATCGCGCTCACCGGGAACGAGGGACCATCCGGCGGATGCCACCTCGACCTGCGCATCAACAAGGAGGGCACCATCGACCCCGCGATCGCCAGCCTCAAGGCCGGCGAGGACCTCGGCGGCCCGTCGACGTCCTATGGCTTCGTGAACCCCGAGGAGTTCTACCAAGTCTTCGGCATGGTGCTCTGCCAGCCCGAATCGTGCCGGAGGCCCTGA
- a CDS encoding thioredoxin family protein — protein sequence MEITVQYFDGCPNWETMAERIAVIAAERSDLTVKQQLVSSQADAEALDFRGSPTLLVDGAVLFPAPDGPPGLSCRVYLTPEGLAGSPTLDQLRDAIAHTEAAAQ from the coding sequence ATGGAAATCACGGTGCAGTACTTCGACGGTTGTCCGAACTGGGAGACGATGGCGGAACGGATCGCGGTGATTGCCGCGGAACGTTCCGACCTCACGGTGAAACAACAACTCGTGTCGTCGCAGGCGGACGCGGAAGCGCTCGATTTCCGCGGGTCACCCACGCTCCTCGTCGACGGGGCTGTCTTGTTTCCGGCACCAGATGGGCCGCCAGGCTTGTCCTGCCGGGTCTACCTGACCCCCGAGGGTCTTGCCGGGTCTCCGACCCTGGATCAACTGCGCGATGCCATCGCCCACACGGAAGCGGCGGCGCAATGA
- a CDS encoding NAD(P)/FAD-dependent oxidoreductase yields the protein MSDRFDLVVIGAGMAGMTAANKCAAQGWRVGIVDELPYGGTCALRGCDPKKILRRGAEIIDAAQLMSDTGIEENGVSVDWPALMRRKRGFTDRVPKRMEDELVGNGVTAFHGHAEFGGPNELIIDGTAHRSDRFLIASGATPRPLVFPGAEHLIDSTGFLDLDELPRRIVFIGGGFISFEFAHIAARAGAECTIIDRGSRPLREFDPDLVELLVTRSEEAGIRVLRNTTVTGVGTTLAGYRVGIDIAGTAASIDTGLVVHGAGRVPNLDSLHLDAAGIASGPRGVTVAAHLQSITNPAVFAAGDAANTIGRPLTPVAVFEGKVVASNMIKGTTTTPDYTGVPTTVFAIPELNRVGLLEHEAADAGHEIAVRFTDTSDWYSTYRVAETTAAAKIIIDTASDQILGAHLLGPGYSELINTFGLAIKLGLTTRQLKSVTATYPSLGSDLGSLL from the coding sequence ATGAGTGACAGGTTCGATCTGGTCGTGATCGGCGCGGGTATGGCGGGAATGACCGCGGCCAACAAGTGCGCCGCGCAGGGATGGCGGGTTGGAATCGTCGATGAACTGCCCTACGGCGGAACCTGCGCGCTGCGCGGTTGCGATCCGAAGAAGATTCTGCGCCGCGGCGCAGAAATCATCGACGCCGCTCAGCTGATGAGCGACACCGGGATCGAGGAGAACGGGGTATCGGTGGATTGGCCAGCGCTGATGCGGCGGAAACGCGGCTTCACGGACCGTGTCCCGAAGCGGATGGAGGACGAACTCGTCGGCAATGGCGTCACCGCCTTCCACGGGCACGCCGAGTTCGGCGGGCCGAACGAGCTCATCATCGACGGCACTGCCCATCGGTCGGACCGGTTCCTCATCGCCTCTGGTGCGACACCGCGCCCCCTGGTCTTTCCCGGTGCGGAGCATCTGATCGACAGCACCGGGTTCCTGGATCTCGATGAGCTGCCTCGCCGGATCGTGTTCATCGGCGGCGGCTTCATCTCGTTCGAGTTCGCGCACATCGCCGCTCGTGCCGGTGCGGAGTGCACGATCATCGACCGCGGGTCCCGACCGCTGCGGGAATTCGATCCGGACCTTGTCGAACTCCTCGTTACCCGATCCGAAGAGGCTGGCATCCGTGTGCTTCGCAACACAACGGTCACCGGAGTTGGGACCACGCTCGCCGGTTACCGGGTGGGTATCGACATCGCCGGAACAGCGGCCAGCATCGACACCGGCCTCGTAGTCCACGGCGCGGGTAGGGTTCCCAACCTCGACAGCCTGCATCTGGACGCTGCGGGTATTGCCAGCGGTCCACGCGGTGTGACTGTCGCCGCCCACTTGCAAAGCATCACCAACCCCGCCGTGTTCGCCGCCGGCGACGCCGCGAACACGATTGGCCGTCCCCTCACGCCCGTTGCCGTGTTCGAAGGCAAAGTCGTCGCGTCCAACATGATCAAAGGCACCACTACCACGCCCGACTACACGGGCGTGCCCACCACGGTGTTCGCCATCCCTGAGCTCAACCGCGTAGGTCTTCTCGAGCACGAAGCCGCTGACGCCGGACACGAAATCGCCGTCCGTTTCACCGACACCAGCGACTGGTACTCCACCTACCGGGTAGCCGAAACCACCGCCGCAGCGAAGATCATCATTGACACCGCATCGGACCAGATCCTCGGCGCACACCTCCTAGGCCCCGGCTACTCCGAACTCATCAATACCTTCGGCCTCGCCATCAAACTCGGCCTCACCACCCGCCAACTCAAATCCGTTACTGCCACTTATCCCTCCCTTGGCTCGGACCTCGGATCCCTGCTGTAA
- a CDS encoding helix-turn-helix domain-containing protein translates to MLYEHSPAPVLLTPDEAAVILGRDVAELRRWRSQNVGPTFHDLGRGLIRYARESVIEEASYDAESKR, encoded by the coding sequence ATGCTGTACGAGCACTCCCCCGCACCCGTTCTGCTCACCCCCGACGAGGCGGCAGTCATCCTCGGCCGCGACGTGGCAGAACTGCGGCGGTGGCGTAGCCAGAACGTGGGGCCCACGTTCCACGACCTCGGCCGCGGACTCATCCGCTACGCCCGCGAATCGGTGATCGAGGAGGCCAGCTACGACGCCGAATCAAAGCGCTAG
- a CDS encoding Fic family protein, translated as MPDFVDPYLEPASGILRNRLGLTDRATLDRAEAELTEWRRAEMITRPVQVTGDLRQLQAIHRQLFQDVYDWAGQLRTVDIRKGTDPGAEFFMPVSRLESGAGFAFAELADEHQLHGLDRDRFVDRLAHHYDQVNYLHPFREGNGRTQRIFWTQIAAGAGFDLDWSRVTGAENDQASRAAMERQDFTELRGIFDRIVQPAAGGRLTPERMEQLRAFANLNSVAPGRSARSTSTGRSRRPTMLGREAEQGRAL; from the coding sequence TTGCCTGATTTCGTCGACCCGTACCTCGAGCCCGCATCGGGCATCCTCCGCAACCGGCTCGGCCTGACCGACCGCGCCACGCTGGATCGTGCCGAAGCGGAACTGACCGAGTGGCGACGGGCCGAGATGATTACCCGCCCGGTGCAAGTCACCGGAGATCTCCGCCAGCTCCAGGCAATCCATCGGCAGCTCTTTCAGGACGTCTACGACTGGGCCGGCCAGTTGCGCACCGTCGACATACGCAAGGGCACCGACCCGGGCGCGGAGTTCTTCATGCCGGTGTCCCGGCTGGAGTCCGGCGCCGGGTTCGCGTTCGCGGAACTCGCGGACGAGCACCAGCTGCACGGCCTGGACCGTGACCGATTCGTGGATCGTCTGGCGCACCACTACGACCAGGTGAACTACCTGCACCCGTTCCGCGAGGGCAACGGGCGCACACAACGGATCTTCTGGACGCAGATCGCCGCCGGCGCCGGATTCGACCTCGACTGGAGCCGTGTCACCGGGGCCGAAAACGACCAGGCGTCACGTGCCGCGATGGAACGACAGGACTTCACCGAACTGCGCGGAATCTTCGACCGCATCGTGCAACCAGCCGCGGGTGGCCGGCTCACCCCGGAACGGATGGAGCAGCTGCGCGCGTTCGCCAACCTGAACAGCGTCGCGCCGGGACGCTCGGCACGGTCGACGTCGACAGGCCGCTCGCGTCGGCCGACGATGCTTGGCCGTGAAGCGGAGCAGGGGAGGGCCTTATGA
- a CDS encoding TetR family transcriptional regulator: MECEIEPREGARLRASEQCCALFIARGTTDLTITEIASEIGISQRTFYRYFPVKAESVGPVFDWSIRRFNAVIVETDPDIALTEVLRLAFRASLLGESAERTLQLYPVVFRNSEMWSVFMRKVHDGELSVAPVLAPRLGLAADSVAARAAAAAVASSIRIALEDMVTAGADPETAYVRTLVQFTSGPLVAAPRRLPGMGSPPRHVNLTSMGGANPTP, translated from the coding sequence ATGGAGTGCGAAATCGAGCCGCGAGAGGGCGCGCGCCTTCGCGCATCGGAACAATGCTGCGCACTGTTCATCGCCCGCGGCACCACGGACCTGACGATCACTGAGATCGCGAGCGAGATCGGCATTTCGCAGCGAACGTTCTATCGGTACTTTCCGGTCAAGGCCGAGTCGGTTGGGCCAGTGTTCGACTGGTCCATTCGACGTTTCAACGCGGTGATCGTCGAAACGGATCCAGACATCGCCCTGACGGAGGTGCTGCGCCTCGCGTTCCGGGCAAGCTTGCTGGGCGAATCTGCTGAGCGCACTTTGCAGCTGTATCCCGTCGTGTTCCGCAACTCGGAGATGTGGTCGGTGTTCATGCGAAAGGTTCATGACGGTGAGCTGTCGGTCGCGCCCGTGTTGGCGCCCCGGCTCGGGTTGGCGGCGGACTCTGTCGCCGCCCGCGCGGCTGCCGCAGCCGTGGCGAGTTCGATTCGGATCGCCCTCGAGGACATGGTCACAGCGGGCGCTGATCCGGAGACCGCTTACGTGCGGACCCTCGTGCAATTCACGTCGGGACCTCTCGTTGCCGCCCCGCGCCGCCTCCCCGGGATGGGCAGCCCGCCTCGCCACGTGAACCTGACGTCGATGGGAGGTGCGAACCCAACGCCCTGA
- a CDS encoding IS3 family transposase (programmed frameshift) — MARKNYTDEFRQRAVDLFASTPGATLKGIAADLGISRGALREWVEKHGSGITTTGTASTPAPARAESQAAKVLRLEAENARLEAEKLKLQTERDILRQAAKYFAGGDELVNRFQFVEDHKDAYGVKRLCEVIQIARSSFYAWLAVAPGRAARAAADAALAARIRVLQDPAQGGDRAYGAPRITADLNDGAAAAGRVNHKRVARVMREHQLAGIRLRRRVRTTIPDQSGRRFPDLIERDFSIGEPNRRYVGDITYLPIADGSNLYLATCIDLGSRKLAGWQVADHMRVGLVEDALRAAARDRGTLAGAIFHSDHGSVYASKAYAALCEQLNIVQSMGAVGTSADNSLAESFNATLKRELLEGQAAFPDQATAYRAVFRWANRYNTRRRHSAIGQITPNNYETAYAETTSATLAEAA; from the exons ATGGCAAGGAAGAACTACACGGACGAGTTCCGGCAGCGGGCGGTGGACTTGTTCGCGTCCACGCCGGGTGCGACGTTGAAGGGCATCGCGGCGGATCTGGGGATCTCCCGCGGTGCGCTGCGGGAGTGGGTCGAGAAGCACGGCTCGGGGATCACGACCACCGGCACAGCGTCGACGCCCGCGCCGGCGCGGGCGGAGTCACAGGCGGCGAAGGTCCTCCGGCTGGAGGCCGAGAACGCGAGGCTGGAAGCGGAGAAGCTGAAGCTTCAGACGGAGCGGGACATCCTTCGTCAGGCGGCGAAGTATTTCGCCGGGGGAGACGAACTGGTGAACCGCTTCCAGTTCGTTGAGGATCACAAGGACGCCTACGGCGTGAAGCGGTTGTGTGAGGTCATTCAGATCGCGAGGTCGTCGTTCTACGCCTGGCTGGCGGTGGCCCCGGGACGGGCCGCGAGGGCCGCCGCAGACGCCGCGCTGGCGGCGCGAATCCGTGTGCTGCAGGACCCCGCGCAGGGTGGCGATCGCGCCTATGGGGCGCCGCGGATCACCGCCGACCTCAACGACGGCGCCGCGGCGGCCGGGCGGGTGAATCACAAGCGGGTCGCCCGGGTGATGCGGGAACACCAGCTCGCGGGGATCCGGCTGCGTCGACGGGTGAGGACCACGATCCCGGACCAGTCCGGACGCCGCTTC CCCGACCTGATCGAGCGGGACTTCTCCATTGGTGAGCCGAACCGCCGATACGTGGGCGATATCACCTACCTCCCGATCGCGGACGGGTCGAACCTGTATCTCGCGACCTGCATCGACCTCGGGTCACGGAAGCTCGCGGGTTGGCAGGTCGCCGACCACATGCGCGTAGGGCTCGTCGAAGACGCCCTGCGCGCTGCGGCCCGTGACCGCGGGACGCTGGCCGGCGCGATCTTCCACAGCGACCACGGCAGCGTCTACGCCTCGAAGGCCTACGCAGCCCTCTGCGAGCAGCTCAACATCGTCCAGTCCATGGGTGCGGTGGGCACGAGCGCCGACAACTCACTCGCGGAGAGCTTCAACGCCACACTCAAGCGGGAGCTCCTCGAAGGCCAGGCGGCGTTCCCGGACCAGGCCACCGCCTACCGGGCCGTGTTCCGATGGGCGAACCGCTACAACACCCGCAGGCGCCACTCCGCGATCGGCCAGATCACCCCGAACAACTACGAGACCGCCTACGCGGAGACCACGTCCGCTACCCTCGCGGAAGCGGCATAA
- a CDS encoding heavy metal-responsive transcriptional regulator, whose product MRIGDLAEMTGVSTQTIRFYEREGLLPAPTREGNGYRAYEDSAVARVGFIRAAKAAGLKLTDIAGVLELREAGRAPCSHVNSLLADKLAEVRARQEELARLEAELVGMIATSRTLDPATCSERSICNIIPQ is encoded by the coding sequence ATGCGCATCGGAGATCTCGCCGAAATGACCGGCGTCAGCACACAGACCATCCGGTTCTACGAACGGGAAGGACTGCTGCCGGCGCCAACTCGGGAAGGCAACGGATACCGGGCGTACGAGGACAGTGCGGTTGCACGTGTCGGGTTTATCCGCGCCGCTAAAGCGGCCGGACTGAAGCTGACCGACATCGCAGGAGTTCTTGAACTGCGCGAGGCCGGACGGGCCCCGTGCTCACATGTGAACTCCCTGCTAGCTGACAAACTTGCAGAGGTCCGGGCACGGCAGGAAGAACTCGCCCGCCTCGAGGCGGAACTGGTCGGCATGATCGCGACAAGTCGGACGCTTGACCCGGCGACGTGCTCCGAGCGCAGCATTTGCAACATAATTCCGCAGTAG
- a CDS encoding NAD(P)-dependent alcohol dehydrogenase, with amino-acid sequence MKAARLNEVGSDFVIEDVPTPEPGPGEVLIRIGGSGACHSDLHVKSGEIPGVAFPHTLGHENAGWIESFGPGAEGNGFEVGDAVVVFGGWGCGHCRFCLGGKEQLCNTFLWGGMGPAGGYAEYMVVPSVRHLLRADGLDPVEAAALTDAALTPYSAVKKALPHLVPGTSAVLIGAGGLGQYGVQFLKLLSPAKVIVVDTDEKKRQTAHELGADVTVDPRDADAAEQIRTAAGQDGVAAVLDFVGIDTTMALGAGAVDRLGIFVLVGLAGGSFPFSFFRFAAEAVMMTSNWGTRNELEEVLALARSGRLVSAIERHPLSEINEVFERLATGQIPGRAVLVPGAPSSNG; translated from the coding sequence ATGAAAGCAGCACGATTGAACGAAGTAGGGTCGGATTTCGTCATCGAGGACGTTCCGACTCCAGAACCTGGGCCTGGGGAGGTCCTGATACGAATCGGGGGATCCGGGGCATGCCACTCCGACCTGCACGTCAAGTCCGGCGAGATTCCGGGTGTCGCTTTCCCACACACCCTGGGTCATGAGAATGCAGGCTGGATCGAGTCCTTCGGTCCCGGCGCAGAAGGCAACGGGTTCGAGGTCGGCGACGCGGTCGTCGTGTTCGGCGGCTGGGGCTGCGGTCACTGCCGTTTCTGCCTGGGAGGCAAGGAACAGCTCTGCAACACATTCCTGTGGGGCGGCATGGGCCCAGCAGGCGGGTATGCGGAGTACATGGTCGTGCCGTCCGTGCGGCATTTGCTCCGGGCAGACGGACTCGACCCGGTAGAAGCAGCCGCTCTCACCGATGCAGCCCTTACGCCTTACTCGGCGGTCAAGAAGGCACTGCCCCACCTCGTGCCCGGCACTAGCGCGGTCTTGATCGGCGCTGGAGGGCTCGGCCAGTACGGGGTCCAGTTCCTGAAGCTGCTCTCCCCGGCAAAGGTGATCGTCGTCGACACCGACGAGAAGAAGCGTCAGACCGCACACGAGCTCGGCGCCGACGTCACCGTCGACCCTCGAGATGCTGATGCCGCGGAACAGATTCGCACTGCCGCCGGCCAGGACGGGGTAGCGGCTGTTCTTGACTTTGTCGGAATCGACACGACCATGGCCCTTGGTGCTGGAGCGGTGGACCGGCTCGGTATCTTTGTGCTCGTCGGGCTCGCGGGCGGCAGCTTTCCGTTCTCGTTCTTCCGCTTCGCCGCCGAAGCAGTGATGATGACGAGCAACTGGGGTACCCGGAATGAACTCGAGGAGGTACTCGCGCTAGCCCGCTCTGGGCGCCTGGTATCGGCGATTGAACGACACCCACTTTCGGAAATCAACGAAGTGTTCGAGCGCCTCGCCACCGGTCAGATCCCCGGACGGGCCGTGCTGGTCCCAGGAGCGCCCTCCTCGAACGGCTGA
- a CDS encoding helix-turn-helix domain-containing protein, whose amino-acid sequence MSEEDYWSQYPDTLTTADVAKIIRTGAPAVRARLRDGTIPGHRIGDSWIIFKAEIRAWLAATSNRPRPSEPVDVLAGYADELSYRDLMQLFRVKYKGTIYIWLEQGHIPGSFVGGRWIVHKWQLRERLDETSNQPPHAAE is encoded by the coding sequence GTGAGCGAAGAGGACTACTGGTCGCAGTACCCCGACACGCTGACCACCGCCGACGTCGCCAAGATCATCCGCACCGGTGCGCCAGCCGTCCGAGCGCGCCTACGCGACGGCACGATCCCCGGACATCGGATCGGTGACTCCTGGATCATCTTCAAGGCCGAGATACGCGCCTGGCTCGCCGCAACGAGCAACCGCCCCCGCCCCAGCGAACCCGTCGACGTGCTCGCCGGCTACGCCGACGAACTCAGCTACCGCGACCTCATGCAGCTGTTCCGCGTCAAGTACAAGGGCACCATCTACATCTGGCTCGAACAGGGTCACATCCCCGGCTCCTTCGTCGGAGGCCGCTGGATCGTTCACAAGTGGCAGCTCCGCGAACGACTCGACGAAACCAGCAATCAACCCCCTCACGCGGCAGAATGA